Proteins encoded by one window of Longimicrobium sp.:
- the clpP gene encoding ATP-dependent Clp endopeptidase proteolytic subunit ClpP — MAIFPPYVIERSSRGERSYDIFSRLLMDRIVFLGSAVDDTVANIIIAQLLFLDADNPEKDIYLYVNSPGGGVTAGLAIYDTMQYIRSPVHTICIGMAASMGAILLGAGAKGKRSALPNARIMLHQPSGGSQGNAADIEIAAREILGLRDKLNKILSHHTGQTEERVAADLDRDRYMSPDEAKEYGLIDEVISHGGKTPLVAVTHETAETGS, encoded by the coding sequence ATGGCCATTTTTCCGCCGTACGTGATCGAGCGGTCCAGCCGGGGCGAGCGCAGCTACGACATCTTCAGCCGCCTGCTGATGGACCGCATCGTATTCCTGGGCAGCGCGGTCGACGACACGGTGGCGAACATCATCATCGCGCAGCTCCTTTTCCTGGATGCCGACAATCCGGAAAAGGACATCTACCTGTACGTGAACTCCCCGGGCGGCGGGGTTACGGCGGGGCTGGCCATCTACGACACCATGCAGTACATCCGCTCGCCGGTGCACACCATCTGCATCGGCATGGCGGCCAGCATGGGCGCCATCCTGCTGGGAGCGGGCGCCAAGGGCAAGCGCAGCGCCCTTCCCAACGCGCGGATCATGCTTCACCAGCCCTCGGGCGGCAGCCAGGGCAACGCGGCCGACATCGAGATCGCGGCCCGCGAGATCCTGGGGCTGCGCGACAAGCTCAACAAGATCCTTTCGCACCACACCGGGCAGACGGAGGAGCGCGTGGCGGCCGACCTGGACCGCGACCGCTACATGTCGCCCGACGAGGCAAAGGAATACGGCCTGATCGACGAGGTGATCAGCCATGGCGGCAAGACGCCGCTGGTGGCGGTGACCCACGAGACGGCCGAGACGGGCTCCTGA
- a CDS encoding Do family serine endopeptidase has protein sequence MKNDQENTMLDPVRAKLRMVGVTAGAFAGGVLVASGLDWTTRSHAALLQTPGRPPASEVRPVQELSQAFITIAESVTPAVVSIETERAEGSSRRRGGEDGDEEGERGQGMPFPFPFPMPDGHPEMPQQASGSGFLITADGYVVTNNHVVADADQITVVLADNRHLRARLVGRDPLTDIAVIKVEGTGFPAVRIGRSEGVRIGEWVLAIGNPLDLGTTVTSGIVSAQGRSLNNLIGQNAGTNGRWAIEDFIQTDAPINPGNSGGPLVNLRGEVVGVNSAIASPTGFYSGYGFAVPIDLARKVADDLIRYGRVRRPAVGIQVSNVTPEDAEVFRLERIEGVVIQDFPDDSPAREAGLRQGDVIVAVDGTRVQRVGQFQRLIATRRPGESVALDVIRYGDRRRVEVKLSEAPATALEAPAAQAPRAAGAGGSKLGLGVQPVSPELVREFNLAGPAEGLVVTNVERMSVAARNGVGEGTRIVAVDGQAVRDVEGFRRLVERKGPGQVISLRVRFRTGEGSIVNIRLPD, from the coding sequence ATGAAGAACGACCAGGAAAACACGATGCTCGATCCCGTACGTGCCAAGCTCAGGATGGTCGGCGTCACCGCCGGGGCGTTCGCCGGCGGCGTCCTCGTGGCCAGCGGCCTGGACTGGACCACCCGCTCGCACGCGGCGCTCCTGCAGACCCCGGGGCGCCCCCCCGCGTCGGAGGTGCGCCCCGTCCAGGAGCTGAGCCAGGCCTTCATCACCATCGCCGAATCGGTGACCCCGGCCGTCGTATCCATCGAAACGGAGCGCGCCGAGGGCAGCTCCCGCCGCCGCGGCGGCGAGGACGGCGACGAGGAAGGCGAGCGCGGGCAAGGGATGCCCTTCCCCTTCCCCTTCCCCATGCCCGACGGCCATCCCGAGATGCCGCAGCAGGCCAGCGGCTCCGGCTTTCTGATCACCGCAGACGGGTACGTGGTCACCAACAACCACGTGGTGGCCGACGCCGACCAGATCACGGTGGTGCTGGCCGACAACCGGCACCTGCGCGCCCGGCTGGTGGGCCGCGACCCGCTGACCGACATCGCCGTCATCAAGGTGGAGGGCACGGGCTTTCCCGCGGTGCGCATCGGCCGGTCCGAGGGGGTCCGGATCGGTGAGTGGGTGCTGGCCATCGGCAACCCGCTGGACCTGGGCACCACCGTTACCTCCGGCATCGTCAGCGCGCAGGGGCGCTCGCTGAACAACCTGATCGGGCAGAACGCGGGCACGAACGGGCGCTGGGCCATCGAGGACTTCATCCAGACCGACGCCCCCATCAACCCCGGCAACTCCGGTGGCCCGCTGGTGAACCTGCGCGGCGAGGTGGTGGGGGTGAACTCGGCCATCGCGTCGCCCACCGGGTTCTACTCGGGGTACGGCTTCGCGGTGCCCATCGACCTGGCCCGCAAGGTGGCCGACGACCTGATCCGCTACGGCCGCGTGCGCCGGCCCGCCGTGGGCATCCAGGTGAGCAACGTGACGCCGGAAGATGCCGAGGTCTTCCGCCTGGAGCGCATCGAGGGCGTGGTCATCCAGGACTTTCCGGACGACAGCCCCGCGCGGGAAGCCGGGCTGCGGCAGGGCGACGTGATCGTGGCGGTGGATGGAACGCGGGTGCAGCGCGTGGGCCAGTTCCAGCGGCTGATCGCCACCCGCCGCCCGGGCGAGTCGGTGGCGCTGGACGTCATCCGCTACGGCGACCGCCGGCGGGTGGAGGTGAAGCTTTCGGAGGCGCCGGCCACCGCGCTGGAGGCCCCGGCCGCCCAGGCCCCTCGCGCCGCCGGCGCGGGCGGGTCGAAGCTGGGGCTGGGGGTGCAGCCGGTCTCTCCCGAGCTGGTGCGCGAGTTCAATCTGGCCGGCCCCGCCGAGGGGCTGGTGGTGACGAACGTGGAGCGGATGAGCGTGGCCGCCCGCAACGGCGTGGGCGAGGGAACGCGCATCGTGGCGGTAGACGGCCAGGCGGTGCGCGACGTGGAAGGGTTCCGGCGGCTGGTGGAGCGCAAGGGTCCCGGGCAGGTGATCTCGCTTCGCGTGCGCTTTCGCACGGGCGAGGGGAGCATCGTGAACATCCGCCTGCCGGACTGA
- the tig gene encoding trigger factor, whose product MSETTTPSTALQIDAQETGACTRKLTITVPPERVRRVRQSVASRIANSVRMPGFRKGKTPASIVEKQFGQAIEQETVEKVIQEAYREALESGDHRPIEQGQVDNVHYHAGGELHFEVTFEVNPALELSRIDGFQVSRPADVVGDEEVDAVLERLRQDRGTPAPVEGTPDYGDQVQVEITQLDAEEEAEASNYRFELGEGQAIPDIEAAIMTLAPGEEGEFTVTFPEDFADEAQRGKQERLHIRLVDAQRKELPALDDEFAKGLGDFESMDALRERVRNDLAEDARRRADQAERDGLIGQIVEANPFDVPGSMVERYLDFMTGDVPDESGKRRARRAEEEERISQLRTFMRPQAEAGLRRMMVVEHLADREGLRATADDVDARVEQLAEKAGRSPSDVWVELERSGQMQALESEITEEKVFEHLRSRNTVSHG is encoded by the coding sequence ATGTCCGAGACCACCACGCCCAGCACCGCTCTGCAGATCGACGCCCAGGAGACGGGCGCCTGCACGCGCAAGCTTACCATCACCGTGCCGCCGGAGCGCGTCAGGCGCGTGCGGCAGTCGGTGGCTTCGCGCATCGCCAACTCCGTGCGCATGCCCGGCTTCCGCAAGGGCAAGACGCCGGCGTCCATCGTCGAAAAGCAGTTCGGCCAGGCCATCGAGCAGGAAACGGTGGAAAAGGTGATCCAGGAGGCCTACCGCGAGGCGCTGGAGTCCGGCGACCACCGGCCCATCGAGCAGGGGCAGGTAGACAACGTCCATTACCACGCCGGCGGCGAGCTTCACTTCGAGGTCACCTTCGAGGTGAACCCCGCCCTGGAGCTGTCGCGCATCGACGGATTCCAGGTGTCGCGCCCGGCCGACGTGGTGGGCGACGAGGAGGTGGATGCCGTGCTCGAGCGGCTGCGCCAGGACCGCGGCACGCCCGCGCCCGTGGAGGGCACCCCCGACTACGGCGACCAGGTGCAGGTGGAGATCACCCAGCTGGACGCCGAAGAAGAGGCCGAGGCCAGCAACTACCGCTTCGAGCTGGGCGAGGGGCAGGCCATTCCCGACATCGAGGCCGCCATCATGACGCTGGCCCCGGGCGAGGAGGGCGAGTTCACCGTCACCTTCCCCGAGGACTTCGCCGACGAGGCGCAGCGCGGCAAGCAGGAGCGCCTCCACATTCGCCTGGTGGATGCGCAACGCAAGGAGCTGCCGGCCCTGGACGACGAGTTCGCCAAGGGGCTGGGCGACTTCGAGAGCATGGACGCGCTCCGCGAGCGGGTGCGCAACGACCTGGCCGAAGATGCCAGGCGCCGCGCCGACCAGGCCGAGCGTGACGGGCTGATCGGGCAGATCGTGGAGGCCAACCCGTTCGACGTGCCGGGGAGCATGGTGGAGCGCTACCTGGACTTCATGACGGGCGACGTGCCCGACGAGAGCGGAAAGCGCCGCGCGCGGCGTGCAGAGGAGGAGGAACGGATCTCGCAACTGCGCACCTTCATGCGGCCGCAGGCCGAGGCGGGGCTGCGGCGGATGATGGTGGTGGAGCACCTGGCCGACCGCGAGGGGCTGCGGGCCACCGCCGACGACGTGGACGCGCGCGTGGAGCAGCTGGCCGAAAAGGCGGGCCGCTCGCCCAGCGACGTGTGGGTGGAGCTGGAGCGCTCCGGCCAGATGCAGGCGCTGGAATCGGAGATCACCGAGGAAAAGGTGTTCGAGCACCTGCGGTCGCGGAACACCGTTTCGCACGGCTGA